Proteins encoded together in one Telopea speciosissima isolate NSW1024214 ecotype Mountain lineage chromosome 6, Tspe_v1, whole genome shotgun sequence window:
- the LOC122665468 gene encoding replication protein A 70 kDa DNA-binding subunit B-like, translating into MIYNFVKLSELKNHSNKDENLFDVVGIIINAKNLASITTTKYNDRKNKREIEIISTESEPIMLTLWGEYATNEGSQLMDIQSEKSVVAFSSISVSKYQGFSLCTTGSTIIQINPDISESKELHKWSTIEIGTMKIKQTKSRDTKYTEAEHDKWFYIKGMITKIMNEETWYNACANCNKKIQSRGNSVTCDKCEKKDVQCRPKYLIRFRVTDSSDTITITIFDDIETVIGCSPSEYVESTKKYKNKLHSCVSKIYYFYFKLDSRNNESRISRRIVAEKIKKEDAEKNKIIDLEEYADNKNKKIKIGKDYL; encoded by the exons ATGATTTATAATTTCGTTAAGCTAAGCGAATTGAAAAATCATAGTAACAAAGATGAAAATTTATTTG ATGTTGTTGGAATCATTATAAATGCTAAAAATTTGGCAAGCATAACAACGACCAAATACAATGAcagaaagaataaaagagaaattgagaTCATTAGCACGGA ATCTGAACCAATAATGTTGACTTTGTGGGGAGAATATGCAACCAACGAAGGGAGTCAATTAATGGATATTCAATCAGAAAAATCAGTTGTTGCATTCTCATCAATTTCAGTATCAAAATATCAAG gaTTCTCTCTTTGTACAACTGGATCAACGATCATTCAGATAAATCCTGACATTTCAGAATCAAAAGAATTACATAAATG GTCAACAATAGAAATTGGAACTATGAAAATAAAGCAGACAAAATCAAGAGATACAAAATACACAGAAGCAGAGCAT GACAAGTGGTTCTACATTAAAGGAATGATAACAAAGATCATGAATGAAGAAACATGGTACAACGCATGTGCTAATTGTAACAAGAAGATCCAATCAAGAGGAAATAGCGTAACATGCGATAAATGTGAAAAGAAAGATGTACAATGTAGACCAAA gTACTTGATAAGATTCAGGGTTACAGATTCATCAGACACTATAACTATTACAATATTTGATGATATTGAAACAGTTATAGGATGCTCACCAAGTGAATATGTGGAATCAACAAAGAAG TACAAAAATAAATTACATTCTTGCGTGTCCAAGATTTACTATTTCTACTTTAAATTGGACAGCAGAAACAATGAAAGTAGAATATCAAGAAGAATTGTTGctgaaaaaatcaaaaaagaagaTGCGGAAAAGAACAAGATCATTGATTTGGAAGAATATGCAgacaacaaaaacaagaaaattaaaatagggaAGGATTACCTTTAA